In a single window of the Gossypium hirsutum isolate 1008001.06 chromosome D02, Gossypium_hirsutum_v2.1, whole genome shotgun sequence genome:
- the LOC107908814 gene encoding coatomer subunit alpha-1 → MLTKFETKSNRVKGLSFHTKRPWILASLHSGVIQLWDYRMGTLIDRFDEHDGPVRGVHFHMSQPLFVSGGDDYKIKVWNYKLHRCLFTLLGHLDYIRTVQFHHEHPWIVSASDDQTIRIWNWQSRTCISVLTGHNHYVMCASFHPKEDLVVSASLDQTVRVWDIGSLKKKGASPADDILRLSQMNTDLFGGVDAVVKYVLEGHDRGVNWAAFHPTLPLIVSGADDRQVKLWRMNDTKAWEVDTLRGHMNNVSCVMFHAKQDIIVSNSEDKSIRVWDATKRTGLQTFRREHDRFWILAAHPEINLLAAGHDSGMIVFKLERERPAFAVSGDSLFYAKDRFLRYYDFSTQKETQIVPIRRPGSTTLNQCPRTLSYSPTENAVLICSDVDGGTYELYQIPKDSIGRSDLQEAKRGPGSSAIFVARNRFAVLDKSNNQVLIKNLKNEVVKKSGLPVPTDAIFYAGTGNLLCRSDDRVVVFDLQQRLVLGDLQTPFVKYVVWSSDMESVALLSKHSIIITSKKLVHQCTFHETIRVKSGAWDENGVFIYTTLNHIKYCLPNGDSGIIRTLDVPIYLTKVSGNKIFCLDRDGKNKTLVIDATEYIFKLSLLRKRYDHVMSMIRNSQLCGEAVIAYLQQKGFPEVALHFVKDGKTRFNLAIESGNIQIAVASAKEIDDKDHWYRLGVEALRQGNAGIVEYAYQRTKNFERLSFLYLINGNLEKLSKMLKIAEVKNDVMGQFHNALYLGDIQERVKILENAGHLPLAYVTASVHGLHDVAERLAAELGDDVPSLPEGKKPSLLMPPAPVICGGDWPLLRVMKGIFEGGFDSTGRGVVDEEEEGADGDWGEDLDMVDADGLQNGDVTAILEDGEVAEDNEEGGWDLEDLELPPEVETPRVNARSSVFVAPTPGMPVSQIWTQRSSLAADHAAAGNFDTAMRLLSRQLGIRNFTPLKSMFLDLHTGSHSYLRAFSSAPVVSLAVERGWSESSSPNVRGPPALIFNFSQLDEKLKAGYKATTDGKFTEALRLFLNILHTIPLIVVESRREVDEVKELIIIAKEYVLGLQMELKRRELKDNPVRQQELAAYFTHCNLQIPHLRLALRNAMTICFKAKNLATAANFARRLLETNPNENHSKAARQVLQASERNMTDASQLNYDFRNPFVTCGATYVPIYRGQKDVSCPYCTTRFVPTQEGQLCTICDLAVIGADASGLLCSPSQIR, encoded by the exons ATGTTGACAAAGTTCGAGACGAAGAGCAATAGAGTGAAGGGACTAAGTTTCCACACTAAGAGGCCATGGATCTTAGCTAGTCTCCACAGCGGCGTTATCCAGTTATGGGACTATCGAATGGGGACTTTGATTGATCGATTTGACGAACACGATGGCCCTGTTCGTGGCGTTCATTTTCACATGTCTCAGCCTTTGTTTGTCTCTGGAG ggGATGACTACAAGATAAAGGTCTGGAACTACAAGTTGCATAGATGTCTTTTTACCCTTCTTGGACATCTTGATTATATTCGTACTGTGCAATTTCATCATGAACATCCATGGATTGTGAGTGCCAGTGATGATCAAACCATTCGCATATGGAACTGGCAGTCTCGAACTTGCATCTCTGTGTTGACTGGTCATAATCATTATGTTATGTGCGCCTCATTCCATCCTAAGGAAGACCTGGTTGTGTCAGCCTCCCTTGATCAGACTGTTCGAGTTTGGGATATTGGTTCGTTGAAAAAGAAGGGTGCCTCCCCAGCAGATGACATTTTACGGTTGAGTCAGATGAACACAGATCTTTTTGGTGGTGTTGATGCAGTTGTCAAGTATGTGTTGGAAGGACATGACCGAGGAGTAAATTGGGCTGCATTTCATCCAACCTTGCCTTTGATAGTCTCTGGTGCCGATGACCGCCAAGTGAAATTGTGGCGTATGAATG ATACCAAGGCTTGGGAAGTGGATACCTTGAGAGGACACATGAATAATGTGTCATGTGTCATGTTCCATGCCAAACAAGACATCATTGTATCCAATTCTGAGGATAAAAGTATTCGAGTGTGGGATGCAACAAAGCGAACTGGACTTCAAACTTTCCGTCGAGAACATGACAGGTTCTGGATTCTTGCAGCCCATCCTGAGATTAATCTTTTGGCAGCTGGACATGACAGTGGCATGATTGTATTTAAGCTAGAGAGAGAACGGCCTGCTTTTGCAGTTAGTGGGGATTCTCTGTTTTATGCCAAGGATCGATTCTTAAGGTATTATGACTTTTCAACACAAAAAGAGACACAAATAGTTCCTATCCGGCGGCCCGGTTCCACAACCTTGAATCAATGTCCAAGGACTCTTTCTTATAGTCCCACAGAAAATGCCGTCCTTATCTGCTCAGATGTTGATGGAGGAACTTATGAGTTGTATCAGATACCAAAAGACAGCATTGGTAGGAGTGACTTGCAGGAGGCAAAGAGAGGTCCTGGTAGTTCTGCCATATTTGTGGCTCGGAACCGTTTTGCTGTACTCGACAAAAGCAACAACCAAGTCTTAATCAAGAATCTTAAAAATGAGGTTGTTAAAAAAAGTGGTCTTCCAGTGCCTACGGATGCAATTTTCTATGCTGGAACAGGTAATTTATTGTGTAGATCAGATGATAGAGTGGTTGTATTTGATCTCCAGCAGAGACTTGTTCTTGGTGATCTACAAACGCCTTTTGTGAAGTATGTTGTTTGGTCTAGTGACATGGAGAGTGTTGCTTTGCTCAGCAAGCATTCCATTATCATTACTAGCAAGAAACTTGTGCACCAGTGCACTTTTCATGAGACAATACGAGTTAAGAGTGGAGCCTGGGATGAAAATGGTGTTTTTATTTACACCACTCTAAACCATATAAAATACTGCCTACCCAATGGAGATAGTGGAATAATTCGAACTCTTGATGTTCCAATATACCTAACTAAGGTTTCTGGAAACAAAATATTTTGCCTGGACCGTGATGGGAAGAACAAGACGCTGGTCATTGATGCTACAGAATACATTTTTAAGCTGTCTCTGCTTCGGAAAAGGTATGATCATGTTATGAGCATGATAAGAAACTCCCAGCTTTGTGGTGAGGCCGTGATTGCTTATCTACAACAGAAGGGGTTCCCTGAAGTGGCTCTCCATTTTGTCAAAGATGGGAAAACTCGGTTTAACTTGGCTATAGAGAGTGGGAACATTCAAATTGCTGTTGCATCAGCTAAGGAGATTGATGACAAGGATCATTGGTATAGGTTGGGTGTGGAAGCCCTTCGCCAAGGCAATGCAGGTATAGTTGAATATGCCTACCAGAGGACAAAGAACTTTGAGAGGTTGTCGTTTCTTTATCTCATAAATGGTAACCTGGAAAAGCTGTCCAAGATGCTGAAGATTGCAGAAGTCAAGAACGACGTTATGGGCCAGTTTCACAATGCTTTGTATCTTGGCGATATCCAAGAACGTGTAAAGATCTTGGAGAATGCTGGTCATTTGCCTCTTGCTTATGTTACAGCATCAGTCCATGGTCTACATGATGTTGCGGAAAGGTTAGCTGCTGAGTTGGGAGATGATGTCCCTTCTTTGCCGGAAGGGAAAAAACCTTCCTTATTGATGCCTCCGGCACCCGTTATTTGTGGTGGTGATTGGCCCCTGTTGAGAGTAATGAAAGGTATATTTGAAGGTGGATTCGATAGTACTGGCAGGGGTGTGGTGGATGAAGAGGAAGAGGGTGCAGATGGTGATTGGGGTGAAGATCTTGATATGGTTGATGCTGATGGCTTGCAGAACGGAGATGTTACTGCAATTTTGGAGGATGGGGAAGTGGCTGAAGACAATGAAGAGGGTGGATGGGACCTTGAAGACTTGGAACTCCCTCCTGAGGTAGAGACACCAAGGGTTAATGCTCGTTCTTCTGTTTTCGTGGCACCAACTCCTGGCATGCCTGTGAGTCAAATTTGGACTCAGAGATCGTCACTTGCTGCTGATCATGCGGCCGCTGGCAATTTTGATACAGCCATGCGTTTGCTAAGCAGGCAACTTGGAATAAGAAACTTTACTCCTTTAAAATCCATGTTTCTCGATCTTCACACTGGCAGCCATAGCTATCTTCGTGCATTTTCATCTGCGCCAGTGGTGTCCTTGGCAGTTGAGAGGGGATGGAGTGAGTCTTCTAGTCCTAATGTGAGGGGTCCACCCGCTCTCATATTCAACTTTTCTCAGCTGGACGAAAAGCTGAAGGCTGGGTACAAGGCCACAACAGATGGAAAATTTACCGAGGCTCTTCGGCTTTTTCTCAACATTCTTCATACAATTCCATTGATTGTTGTGGAGTCAAGGAGGGAAGTTGATGAAGTCAAAGAGTTAATTATCATCGCCAAGGAGTATGTTCTTGGTCTGCAGATGGAGCTTAAGCGTAGAGAATTGAAAGACAATCCGGTACGCCAGCAGGAGCTTGCTGCCTACTTCACCCATTGCAACCTTCAAATACCTCATCTCAGACTTGCTCTGCGAAATGCAATGACCATCTGTTTCAAGGCGAAAAACCTGGCTACAGCCGCTAACTTTGCCAGGCGTCTTCTAGAAACAAACCCTAACGAGAACCATTCAAAGGCAGCGAGGCAAGTACTCCAGGCTTCAGAGAGGAATATGACAGATGCATCTCAGTTAAACTACGATTTCAGGAACCCTTTTGTGACATGCGGGGCAACTTACGTCCCAATTTACCGAGGACAGAAAGATGTATCTTGCCCTTACTGTACTACTCGCTTTGTGCCTACCCAGGAAGGTCAATTGTGTACAATCTGTGATCTCGCTGTCATTGGAGCAGACGCATCAGGTTTGCTCTGTTCTCCTTCTCAAATTCGATGA
- the LOC107908815 gene encoding coatomer subunit alpha-1 yields the protein MLTKFETKSNRVKGLSFHTKRPWILASLHSGVIQLWDYRMGTLIDRFDEHDGPVRGVHFHMSQPLFVSGGDDYKIKVWNYKLHRCLFTLLGHLDYIRTVQFHHEHPWIVSASDDQTIRIWNWQSRTCISVLTGHNHYVMCASFHPKEDLVVSASLDQTVRVWDVSSLKKKGASPADDILRLSQMNTDLFGGVDAVVKYVLEGHDRGVNWAAFHPTLPLIVSGADDRQVKLWRMNDTKAWEVDTLRGHMNNVSCVMFHAKQDIIVSNSEDKSIRVWDATKRTGLQTFRREHDRFWILAAHPEINLLAAGHDSGMIVFKLERERPAFAVSGDSLFYAKDRFLRYYDFSTQKETQIVPIRRPGSTTLNQCPRTLSYSPTENAVLICSDVDGGTYELYQIPKDSIGRSDLQEAKRGPGSSAIFVARNRFAVLDKSNNQVLIKNLKNEVVKKSGLPVPTDAIFYAGTGNLLCRSDDRVVVFDLQQRLVLGDLQTPFVKYVVWSSDMESVALLSKHSIIITSKKLVHQCTFHETIRVKSGAWDENGVFIYTTLNHIKYCLPNGDSGIIRTLDVPIYLTKVSGNKIFCLDRDGKNKTLVIDATEYIFKLSLLRKRYDHVMSMIRNSQLCGEAVIAYLQQKGFPEVALHFVKDEKTRFNLAIESGNIQIAVASAKEIDDKDHWYRLGVEALRQGNAGIVEYAYQRTKNFERLSFLYLINGNLEKLSKMLKIAEVKNDVMGQFHNALYLGDIQERVKILENAGHLPLAYVTASVHGLHDVAERLAAELGDDVPSLPEGKKPSLLMPPAPVICCGDWPLLRVMKGIFEGGFDSTGRGAVEEEEEGADGDWGEDLDMVDADDLQNRDVTAILEDGEVAEDNEEGGWDLEDLELPPEVETPRVNARSSVFVAPTPGMPVNQIWTQRSSLAADHAAAGNFDTAMRLLSRQLGIRNFAPLKSMFLDLHTGSHSYLRAFSSAPVVSLAVERGWSESASPNVRGPPALVFNFSQLDEKLKAGYKATTDGKFTEALRLFLNILHTIPLIVVESRREVDEVKELIIIAKEYVLGLQMELKRRELKDNPVRQQELAAYFTHCNLQMPHLRLALRNAMTICFKAKNLATAANFARRLLETNPNENHSKAARQVLQASERNMTDASQLNYDFRNPFVTCGATYVPIYRGQKDVSCPYCTTRFVPTQEGQLCTICELAVIGADASGLLCSPSQIR from the exons ATGTTGACGAAGTTTGAGACGAAGAGTAATAGAGTGAAGGGACTAAGTTTCCACACCAAGAGGCCGTGGATCTTAGCTAGTCTTCACAGTGGCGTTATTCAGTTATGGGACTATCGGATGGGGACTTTGATTGATCGATTTGACGAACACGATGGCCCTGTTCGTGGTGTCCATTTTCACATGTCTCAACCTTTGTTTGTCTCTGGAG ggGATGACTACAAGATAAAGGTCTGGAACTACAAGTTGCATAGATGTCTTTTTACCCTTCTTGGACATCTTGATTATATTCGTACTGTGCAATTTCATCATGAACATCCATGGATTGTGAGTGCCAGTGATGATCAAACCATTCGCATATGGAACTGGCAGTCTCGAACTTGCATCTCTGTGTTGACTGGTCATAATCACTATGTTATGTGCGCCTCATTCCATCCTAAAGAAGACCTGGTTGTGTCGGCCTCCCTTGACCAGACTGTTCGAGTTTGGGATGTTAGTTCCTTGAAAAAGAAGGGTGCCTCCCCAGCAGATGACATTTTACGGTTGAGTCAGATGAACACAGATCTTTTTGGTGGTGTTGATGCAGTTGTCAAGTATGTGTTGGAAGGACATGACCGAGGAGTAAATTGGGCTGCATTTCATCCAACCTTGCCTTTGATAGTCTCTGGTGCCGATGACCGCCAAGTGAAATTGTGGCGTATGAATG ATACCAAGGCTTGGGAAGTGGATACCTTGAGAGGACACATGAATAATGTGTCATGTGTCATGTTCCATGCCAAACAAGACATCATTGTATCCAATTCTGAGGATAAAAGTATTCGAGTGTGGGATGCAACAAAGCGAACTGGACTTCAAACTTTCCGTCGAGAACATGACAGGTTCTGGATTCTTGCGGCCCATCCTGAGATTAATCTTTTGGCAGCTGGACATGACAGTGGCATGATTGTATTTAAGCTAGAGAGAGAACGGCCTGCTTTTGCAGTTAGTGGGGATTCTCTGTTTTATGCCAAGGATCGATTCTTAAGGTATTATGACTTTTCAACACAAAAAGAGACACAAATAGTTCCTATCCGGCGGCCCGGTTCCACAACCTTGAATCAATGTCCAAGGACTCTTTCTTATAGTCCCACAGAAAATGCCGTCCTTATCTGCTCAGATGTTGATGGAGGAACTTATGAGTTGTATCAGATACCAAAAGACAGCATTGGTAGGAGTGACTTGCAGGAGGCAAAGAGAGGTCCTGGTAGTTCTGCCATATTTGTGGCTCGGAACCGTTTTGCTGTACTCGACAAAAGCAACAACCAAGTCTTAATCAAGAATCTTAAAAATGAGGTTGTTAAAAAAAGTGGTCTTCCAGTGCCTACGGATGCAATTTTCTATGCTGGAACAGGTAATTTATTGTGTAGATCAGATGATAGAGTGGTTGTATTTGATCTCCAGCAGAGACTTGTTCTTGGTGATCTACAAACGCCTTTTGTGAAGTATGTTGTTTGGTCTAGTGACATGGAGAGTGTTGCTTTGCTCAGCAAGCATTCCATTATCATTACTAGCAAGAAACTTGTGCACCAGTGCACTTTTCATGAGACAATACGAGTTAAGAGTGGAGCCTGGGATGAAAATGGTGTTTTTATTTACACCACTCTAAACCATATAAAATACTGCCTACCCAATGGAGATAGTGGAATAATTCGAACTCTTGATGTTCCAATATACCTAACTAAGGTTTCTGGAAACAAAATATTTTGCCTGGACCGTGATGGGAAGAACAAGACGCTGGTCATTGATGCTACAGAATACATTTTTAAGCTGTCTCTGCTTCGGAAGAGGTATGATCATGTTATGAGCATGATAAGAAACTCCCAGCTTTGTGGTGAGGCCGTGATTGCTTATCTACAACAGAAGGGGTTCCCTGAAGTGGCTCTCCATTTTGTGAAAGATGAGAAAACTCGGTTTAACTTGGCTATAGAGAGTGGGAACATTCAAATAGCTGTTGCATCAGCTAAGGAGATTGATGACAAGGATCATTGGTATAGGTTGGGTGTGGAAGCCCTTCGCCAAGGCAATGCAGGTATAGTTGAATATGCCTACCAGAGGACAAAGAACTTTGAGAGGTTGTCGTTTCTTTATCTCATAAATGGTAACCTGGAAAAGCTGTCCAAGATGCTGAAGATTGCAGAAGTCAAGAACGACGTTATGGGCCAGTTTCACAATGCTTTGTATCTTGGGGATATCCAAGAACGTGTAAAGATCTTGGAGAATGCTGGTCATTTGCCTCTTGCTTATGTTACAGCATCAGTCCATGGGCTACATGATGTTGCTGAAAGGTTAGCTGCTGAGTTGGGAGATGATGTCCCTTCTTTGCCGGAAGGGAAAAAACCTTCCTTATTGATGCCTCCGGCACCCGTTATTTGTTGTGGTGATTGGCCCCTGTTGAGAGTAATGAAAGGTATATTTGAAGGTGGATTCGATAGTACTGGCAGGGGTGCGGTGGAGGAAGAGGAGGAGGGTGCAGATGGTGATTGGGGTGAAGATCTTGATATGGTCGATGCTGATGACTTGCAGAACAGAGATGTTACTGCAATTTTGGAGGATGGGGAAGTGGCTGAAGACAATGAAGAGGGTGGATGGGACCTTGAAGACTTGGAACTCCCTCCTGAGGTAGAGACACCAAGGGTTAATGCTCGTTCTTCTGTTTTCGTGGCACCAACTCCTGGTATGCCTGTGAATCAAATTTGGACTCAGAGGTCGTCACTTGCTGCTGATCATGCGGCTGCTGGCAATTTTGATACAGCCATGCGTTTGCTAAGCAGGCAACTTGGAATAAGAAACTTTGCTCCTTTAAAATCCATGTTTCTCGATCTTCACACTGGCAGCCATAGCTATCTTCGTGCATTTTCATCTGCGCCAGTGGTGTCCTTGGCAGTTGAGAGGGGATGGAGTGAGTCTGCTAGTCCTAATGTGAGGGGTCCACCCGCTCTCGTATTCAACTTTTCTCAGCTGGACGAGAAGCTGAAGGCTGGGTACAAGGCCACAACAGATGGAAAATTTACCGAGGCTCTTCGGCTTTTCCTCAACATTCTTCATACAATTCCATTGATTGTTGTTGAGTCGAGGAGGGAAGTTGATGAAGTCAAAGAGTTAATTATCATCGCCAAGGAGTATGTTCTTGGTCTGCAGATGGAGCTTAAGCGTAGAGAATTGAAAGACAATCCGGTACGCCAGCAGGAGCTCGCTGCCTACTTCACCCATTGCAACCTTCAAATGCCTCATCTCAGACTTGCTCTGCGAAACGCAATGACCATCTGTTTCAAGGCGAAAAACCTGGCTACAGCCGCTAACTTCGCCAGGCGTCTTCTAGAAACAAACCCTAACGAGAACCATTCAAAGGCAGCGAGGCAAGTACTCCAGGCTTCGGAGAGGAATATGACAGATGCATCTCAGTTAAACTACGATTTCAGGAACCCTTTTGTGACATGCGGGGCAACTTACGTCCCGATTTACCGAGGACAGAAAGATGTATCTTGTCCTTACTGTACTACTCGCTTCGTGCCTACCCAGGAGGGTCAATTGTGTACAATCTGTGAGCTCGCAGTCATCGGAGCAGACGCATCAGGTTTGCTCTGTTCTCCTTCTCAAATTCGATAA
- the LOC107908816 gene encoding protein DETOXIFICATION 46, chloroplastic-like (The RefSeq protein has 3 substitutions compared to this genomic sequence), with protein MQATPLFCPPLRNPNLKSLSFCHSSTFSTRPPLPHLDFSRLLSKDHRFIKNRIVSSQELSHFDTEITAQNGGFSLCDRVNEGEDDKMLGTQNLWSQIKEIMKFTGPATGLWICGPLMSLIDTAVIGQGSSIELAALGPGTVLCDYMSYVFMFLSVATSNMVATSLAREDKKEVQHQISVLLFVGLAGGLFMLFFTKFFGSWALTAFTGPNNVHIVPAANTYVQIRGLAWPAVIVGWVAQSASLGMKDSWGPLKALAIASAINGVGDIVLCSFLGYGIAGAAWATMVSQVVAGYMMIDSLNKKGFNAFAISVPSLDDLRTIFTISAPVFITMMAKVAFYALIIYFATNMGTYTVPAHQVMIQTYWMWTVWGEPLSQTAQSFMPELLYGINRNLSKARMLLKSLIIIGAILGLILGIVGTGVPWLFPNIFTADQKVIDEMHKVLAPYFISLAVTPAALSLEGTLLAGHDLKFVSLMMSGCFTLGAIVLLLVSSGGFGLPGCWYALIGFQWARFFLCLQRLLSPTGMLYSEESNDYKPGMLKVA; from the exons ATGCAAGCTACACCTCTCTTTTGTCCTCCATTGAGAAACCCAAACCTTAAATCATTATCTTTTTACCACTCTTCCACGTTTTCCACTAggccgccattgccacacctcgATTTCTCTCGGTTACTTTCTAAAGACCATCGTTTTATCAAGAACTGCATTGTTTCTAGCCAAGAACTATCCCATTTCGACACTGAAATCACAGCACAAAATGGTGGGTTTTCGTTGTGCGACCGAGTAAATGAAGGGGAAGATGATAAAATGTTGGGAACCCAGAATTTATGGAGTCAAATTAAGGAGATAATGAAGTTTACAGGACCTGCAACTGGCCTTTGGATTTGTGGACCATTGATGAGTTTAATTGATACTGCAGTTATTGGTCAAGGAAGCTCCATTGAGCTTGCTGCTTTAG GGCCTGGAACAGTTCTTTGTGATTATATGAGCTATGTTTTTATGTTCCTTTCTGTTGCTACTTCCAATATGGTTGCCACTTCCCTTGCTAGAGAG GATAAAAAAGAAGTGCAGCACCAAATATCTGTCTTACTTTTTGTTGGTTTGGCTGGTGGCTTATTCATGcttttcttcacaaaattttttgGTTCATGGGCACTAACAG CATTTACGGGGCCGAATAATGTACATATCGTACCGGCAGCAAACACATACGTTCAG ATTCGTGGCTTGGCATGGCCGGCGGTTATTGTCGGATGGGTTGCTCAAAGTGCAAG TCTCGGCATGAAAGATTCTTGGGGACCTTTGAAGGCCTTAGCTATTGCTAGTGCTATAAATGGTGTTGGAGATATAGTACTTTGCAGCTTCTTAGGCTATGGCATAGCTGGTGCTGCTTGGGCAACAATGGTGTCACAA GTTGTTGCTGGTTACATGATGATTGATTCTTTAAACAAGAAAGGATTTAATGCATTTGCAATCTCGGTTCCGTCCCTCGATGACCTTAGAACAATTTTCACAATCTCTGCCCCGGTTTTCATAACGATGATGGCAAAG GTTGCTTTCTATGCACTCATCATCTATTTTGCGACAAATATGGGCACGTACACCGTGGCTGCTCATCAG GTCATGATCCAAACCTATTGGATGTGGACCGTATGGGGCGAGCCTCTATCCCAAACTGCACAGTCTTTTATGCCGGAATTGCTATATGGAATCAACAGAAATTTGTCAAAG GCTCGAATGCTGCTAAAGTCACTTATCATCATCGGAGCTATCCTTGGACTGATATTGGGTATAGTCGGAACAGGAGTTCCTTGGTTATTTCCCAATATCTTCACAGCCGACCAGAAGGTCATAGACGAG ATGCACAAAGTGTTGGCACCTTACTTTATCTCACTAGCCGTGACACCGGCTGCTCTCAGCCTTGAAGGAACATTGTTG GCAGGGCATGATCTTAAATTCGTTAGCTTAATGATGAGTGGATGCTTCACGTTGGGTGCTATTGTACTACTG CTGGTGAGCAGTGGTGGATTCGGTTTGCCGGGCTGCTGGTATGCCCTCATAGGATTTCAATGG GCTCGGTTTTTTCTTTGTCTACAACGCCTCCTTTCACCTACTGGCATGCTTTATTCCGAAGAATCGAACGATTATAAACCCGGGATGCTAAAAGTTGCTTAG